The nucleotide sequence CGCCCGCAGCTTCCGGAGCAGTTCCTCCGCATTTCTTCCGATTCCCATGTCATGAATCTCATATGCTTTTACTTCTCCTTTTGGATTCAGAATAAAAGTTCCGCGCAGAGCCTGTCCCAGTTCTTCCACCAGAACACCAAACTGTTTTGCAAGAACACCTGCCGGATCTCCCAGCATTACATACTGAATCTTTTTAATAGTGTCTGACGCATCCGCCCATGCCTTGTGTACAAAATGAGTATCTTCCGATACGGAATAAATCTCACACCCTTCTTCTTTGAATTCCTCATAATAATCTGCCAGATCTCCCAGCTCCGTAGGGCATACAAAGGTAAAATCTGCCGGATAAAAAAACAGCACGGACCAGTGTCCTTTCAAATCCTCCTGCGTTACGTCCAGAAACTCTCCTTTGCAGAATGCTGATACCTGAAATGCTTCCACCTGTTTATTAATCATATTTTCCATTCTAAAAACTCCTTTCCTCTGTTCATTCTGTAACTGTTTCGCTTACAGTTATATCCGGAGCAGTAAGGCTCCTGAAATTTATTATATCTTTGAAAATCCATAAAATCAATAAATATTTTCCCGGAACCGAATATAATTTGTCTGCAATATTTCTATCTGGCCTCATACAGTTCATTTTAAGTGTCAAAAAACCCTGTCAATTCTGCCATTTCCAGTTTTTTTTGCCTTGCAATCCCTGCCAATTAACGTTATAATACAGACACAGATAAGACGCAATTACATTTTTTATATTGGTTCAGGAGGGAAACTATGGAGAAGAAAAACTTAAATATTTCGAACATGAACGGAGTAACTTCAGATGAAGATACTACCTGCAGTATTACAGATATGAACTGTAACGGCGATAATGACGACAGCACCTGCAGTATCACAGACATGAACTGCAACAGCGACAAAGATGATACTACCTGCAGTATTACAGATATGAACTGCAACGGGGATAACTAAAAGACAGTCGTTACACGTTATATGAATTTGCCCACTCTCTTTTAGACCAGGGTTCTGTCTCGGCGGAACTTCTGGTCTTTTCCATATATCCGGGATTTCCTGCAGGCCTGAAAGCCTCTCAGATTATCCGGATATATCCAGGTATATAACGAGGATTCAGAGATTCATAAAAGAAAGGAAAACACCATGCGTATCTGGTTTAAATTATGCAAAGATAACCGTCTGCTCCGGGATACCGTGATTACGGACGACAGCAGCGATACCCGCACTCATAAAATCTTCCATGCACTGGAACAGGTCTGTTATGAATTTGATCTGGGCCGGCCAATCTGGCTGGACGCCACCGTGTCCGAATTCAAACGCCATGGCAAAGCCCGCTTTTATCAGGATAATTTTCTGGAAGAAATTTCATTTGATTTTCTGGAAATACATATGATTGAGGAATAAGGGGCCGCAGGATTCAGAATCCCGCGGCCTTTTATCTTCTCTTTCCTTTTATTTTGTACACCCGCAGAAGAATTCACCGTTCCCTTCTCTGCCGGTTTGCTTCGTACATCAGAAGGGCTGCTGCCACAGCAGCATTCAGCGATTCCGTCCGGCCCTCCATGGGAATCCGAATCCGGATATCTGCCAGTTCCGCAATCTCAGGACTCAGTCCATTTCCTTCATTTCCAATCAGAAAACCGGTATGGCCTCCGTAGTCCGGTTCATCGTAGCACATTGTTCCTTCCAGATGTGCCCCGTACAGGGTGACTCCCCGCTGTTTCAGTTCCCGGAGGAATCCCGGCAAATCCGGCATAATATAAAAGGGCACCCGGTACAGAGCTCCCATGGTAGCCCGGATGGTTTTGGGATGAAACAGGTCCACGGTGGTCTGATTCATGATAATTCCGGTAATTCCGGCGGCCTCCCCGGTGCGTATCATGGTGCCCAGATTTCCTGGATCCTGAATGGTATCGAGGATTAAAAGATGTGCATTCCTGTCCTCTCCCAGTAAATCTTCCGGATGGTATTCCGGCATTTTTATGATACACAGGATTCCCTGGGGGGTTTGGGTATCACTGACTGCCTGAAATACCCGGTCAGAAACCACTTCATAAGCATACCCCTGAATCTTCCGGCATTTTTCCTCATCTTCCAGAAAGGATTCCGAGACGTACATGGCCTCAATGGATTCCCTGGGTGCCTCCAGGCACATTTTCATTCCTTCCGCCACAAAAACCCGCTGTTCATAGCGGGTTTTTGACTTTTTATTCAACTGTAAAATCTGTTTCATCTGTCTGTTGGCAGAACTCGTAATCATAAGCACTCCATTTCCTAAACGCTCAGATTTCTGCAGACTTCAAACTGGTATTCCGGAAGCTGTTTCTCCATGGCCAGAGCCTCGTCAATGTCAAAGTCCACAAAATCTCCGTGGCGGTATCCCACCACCCGGTTGGACTTTCCTTCGCAGAGCAAATCCACCGCATAGGCTCCCATGGTGGACGCATAGACACGGTCCTTACAGGTGGGGCTTCCGCCGCGCTGCATGTGCCCCAAGATGGTTGCTCTTGTCTCAAGACCTGTAGCTGCCTCAATTCTCTTAGCCATACTTGCGGAATGTCCGATTCCCTCTGCATTTATGATAATATGATGTTTCTTTCCCCGTTTCCGGTTGGCAATAATATTATTTACCAGCTTCTGCTCGTCATAATCGTATTTTTCCGGCAACAGAATGTCCTCCGCACCATTGGCAATACCACACCACAGCGCAATATAACCTGCACCCCGGCCCATAACCTCTATGATAGAGCAGCGCTCATGGGAAGTGGAAGTATCGCGCACTTTGTCAATGGCGTCCATGGCTGTATTCACGGCTGTGTCGAATCCAATGGTATATTCCGTACACGCAATGTCCAAATCAATGGTTCCGGGAATTGCCACCGTGTTGATTCCAAGAGCCGCCAGCTTCTGCGCCCCTTTAAAGGAACCGTCGCCGCCGATTACAATCACTCCGTCAATCCCATGCTTACGACACATTTCCGCCCCCAGTGCCTGTCCTTCCGGGGTCCGGAATTCGCTGCACCTTGCAGTCTGTAAAATAGTACCGCCCCGCTGAATCGTATCTGAAACGCCTTTTGCTTCCATATCTATAATCTCTCCCTGAAGCAGTCCGGCATATCCTCGTTTAATTCCCTTTACTTTTTTGCCCCGTGCAAGGCCCTGACGTACTACCGCACGGATTGCAGCATTCATGCCCGGCGCGTCGCCGCCGCTGGTCAGCACACCAATTGTCTGAACTTCTTTTGCCATAACCGTCCCTCCTGTTTTCCTGTCCTGATTCTCTAATCTCTTACATTCTAATCTCTTTTTCCATGATTTTCAATGCTCTTTTCTACAACTTTTACATTATTTTCTCCCAAAAAGTTAGTTAATCTGTTGACAATTTCCGGTAAAATGCCGATATTTCGGTTTGGCGGCAGACGTTTCATCAGCTTTTCATCTGCGATATAAATCACTACTGTGTCATTCCCGTCACCGGACTCCAGCAGGCGAAACAGTTCCTCCTCCTTCCGGCTGTAGGATTCCCTGGAAGAAAACTGCAGCCACAGTTCTTTTCTGGTGTCGTCAAAGGAATAGATTTTATCGCAGATGAGTTTCCCGTTTTTCTCTTCTTCTGTGGCCACCCGGCCCTTTACAAATACTTTTTCATCCAGATTCAGAAGATGGCTGCTTTTTTCATACACTTTGGGAAACACAATGATTTCCAGGTTGCCCACCAGATCCTCCAGTGTGATAAAAGCCATGGTCTGGTTCTTCCTGGTGTATTTCACCGTTTTGTCCACAATCATTCCGCCCACCATGGCGGATTCTCCGTCCCGTACTTTCGTCTGGCCGCTGTCTTCTTCCAGCACAAAATCCGTGGTCACTCTGGTGATATTTTTTCTCCATTTTTCTTCGTATTCTTCCAGGGGATGACCGCTGATGTAAATACCCAGCACTTCTTTCTCAAATCCCAGATATGTCTCTCTGGCGTACTCTCCCACATCCGGCAGCTTCACTTCAAATTCCGCTTTTTCCTCTTCTCCTGCCAGGTCAAACAGGGTCATCTGTCCGGCCATGGTATTTTTCTTATCCTGGGCAATGGCGTCCATCATCCCCGCGTAGGCCATCATGTTCTGTTTCCTGGTACCTCCCAGATTGTCCAGCGCACCGGCTTTAATCAGATTTTCCACCACCCGTTTGTTGATTTCCTGGTCTGCCATACGGGTAAGAAAATCCTTCAGGCTGGTGAATTTTCCCCGCTCTTTCCGCTCCTGACAGAGATTTTTGATAAATGCATGGTTGACGCTCTTGATGGCGGAAAGGCCGTAACGGATGGCCCGATTGCCGGATACGGAGAAATTACTTTCTCCTTCATTGACACTGGGGGGAAGCACCTGAATCCCCATCTGGCGGCAGGTAAAAATATACTCGGAAATTTTGCCGATATGCCCCATGACAGAACTCATCAGGGCGGCCATATATTCCAGCGGATAGTAATATTTCAGATAAGCGGTCTGATAGGCCACCACCGCATAGGCTGCCGCATGGGATTTGTTAAAGGCGTATTTGGCAAAATCAATCATATCGTCGTATATTTTGTTGGCTGTTTTTTCGTCAATCCCGTTGCTGATACAGCCCGGAACCCCCTCTTCGGGATTGCCGTATACGAAATTCTTCCGCTCTTTTTCCATGACGGAG is from Lachnospiraceae bacterium JLR.KK002 and encodes:
- the ahpC gene encoding alkyl hydroperoxide reductase subunit C, which codes for MENMINKQVEAFQVSAFCKGEFLDVTQEDLKGHWSVLFFYPADFTFVCPTELGDLADYYEEFKEEGCEIYSVSEDTHFVHKAWADASDTIKKIQYVMLGDPAGVLAKQFGVLVEELGQALRGTFILNPKGEVKAYEIHDMGIGRNAEELLRKLRAAKFVEEHGDQVCPAKWQPGEETLSPSLDLVGML
- a CDS encoding RNA methyltransferase, producing the protein MITSSANRQMKQILQLNKKSKTRYEQRVFVAEGMKMCLEAPRESIEAMYVSESFLEDEEKCRKIQGYAYEVVSDRVFQAVSDTQTPQGILCIIKMPEYHPEDLLGEDRNAHLLILDTIQDPGNLGTMIRTGEAAGITGIIMNQTTVDLFHPKTIRATMGALYRVPFYIMPDLPGFLRELKQRGVTLYGAHLEGTMCYDEPDYGGHTGFLIGNEGNGLSPEIAELADIRIRIPMEGRTESLNAAVAAALLMYEANRQRRER
- the pfkA gene encoding 6-phosphofructokinase; its protein translation is MAKEVQTIGVLTSGGDAPGMNAAIRAVVRQGLARGKKVKGIKRGYAGLLQGEIIDMEAKGVSDTIQRGGTILQTARCSEFRTPEGQALGAEMCRKHGIDGVIVIGGDGSFKGAQKLAALGINTVAIPGTIDLDIACTEYTIGFDTAVNTAMDAIDKVRDTSTSHERCSIIEVMGRGAGYIALWCGIANGAEDILLPEKYDYDEQKLVNNIIANRKRGKKHHIIINAEGIGHSASMAKRIEAATGLETRATILGHMQRGGSPTCKDRVYASTMGAYAVDLLCEGKSNRVVGYRHGDFVDFDIDEALAMEKQLPEYQFEVCRNLSV